The sequence TTCCCCGAGAGGTCCAAGCGCACGAGGCTGTCGAAGGCAGAGAAGTCCACGGCGGTGGAGGAGAGGCTGGTGTTCCTCAGAGACAACACCTGCAGCGTCCTAGTGAGGTCCTGCAGCCACTCCAGGTCCCCAGACAGCGCCTGATGGTTGTCGGAGAGGTCCAAATGCATCAGTGATGTCCCCTGGAAGGGGTGGCCACCCAGTCCCCGCAGACCACAGCCGGCCAAGGAGAGATGAGTCAAGGTCTGGACACCCCTGATGTCCACACAGGGGGGACTCTCTGCCTCACCTCTGACAGCTGGCTGGGGACAGAGGTCAAGCCGGTTGTGGCTGAGGTCCACGGTAGCGATCTTCCTGGTGTAGGTGAAAACCCCAGGAGGAAGCGCCCGCAGCCTGTTGGTGCTGAGGTTGAAGAGCTGCAGGTTGGGCAGGATATCCCTGGTGTCCACCTctgcccccagctcctccagccggTTCTGGCTGAGGTCCAGCTCTGTCAGCATGGCCAAGGGGTCCCCCTCCGACAGGTGAAACGTCTCCAGGCAGTTCTGGTTGAGCTTCAGGTGGGTCAGGGAGGGCATCTGGGCCAGGAAGCCCTCAGGCAGGTACCAGACCTGGTTCTGGCTCATGTCCAGGAAGCGCAGGGAGGAGAGGTTGCTGTGGCAGATTTCATCCCAGAGGCTGACCGTTGTGATGTTGGTGGAGTTGCCATCAATGAGCAGGAACTGCACCGTGACGTTTGCCAGGGATGTGCCGTTGGGGAGGCGCTGGTAGAAGCTCATCTCGTTGTCCTTCAGGAGCAAGGAGTGCAGCTTGCTCTGCCGCGGCAACAcggggaagaagaggaggcgGTTGTGGGACAGGTCCAGCACCTCCAGCTCAAAGAGGTCATCACTTTCCAGGGCTAGAAACCACTCGATGACGTTGTTACTGACGTTGAGCACCCTGAGCTGGGTCAGGCCGAACTCCACTACGCACGGGAGGTAGTTGTAAGCTACATTGAGCCTCCGCAGCCTCTGCAGCCCTTCGAAAGCTTGGTCAATCTCAAAGATGTAGTTCTTCTCCAGGTTCAGCTCCAACAGCTGTGTCAGGTTTGTGAAGACGGATGAGTCCAGCCTCATGATGATGTTCCTGGCCACGGACAAGGACTCCAAGGAAGACAGGTTCCAGACCAAAACCGATACCATGTCCTCAGTGAGGCGGTTTCCAGCTAGATCCAGCGTCCTCAAGGCTGGCAGAGCAGAAAGAGCAGCTGCTGTCAGCGAGTAGTTGGTGAAGAGGAGGTTGTCTGCCAAGGAGAGCACGTGGAGGCCTTGGCTGCTGAAGAAGGCGCCTGGCTCGATGAGCTCCAGCTGGTTCTTGGTCAAGCTGAGACGCCGCAGCTGGTGGTACGAGAGCAGAGAGGCATTGCCCAGAACCTGGATAGTGTTGTCATCAAGCAACAGCTCCTCGGTGTCACCTCGAAGATTTCCTGGGACGGAGCTCAGCCATCTCCCAGCGCAGCCCGCGGTGCTCTGCACCTAAAGCAAGAAGTGGGTACGTAACGTTGCTCTGAGAGGCGGGAGAtgggggagatgaggagggagaAGGTTGGGGAGCAAAGTGAGGATGGAGGAGGTGGCTCCACGGTTAGAGCCTCGGCACCCCAGTCCATGCCTTAGCTAAGCCAGTAGCTGGGAGGGGGAAGGTCTGGAGATGCTGAGGCACCTGGGCTTTGCAGGGCAGGACCAAGCAGACAGAAGGGTGGGGGTTTGCCTGAGAGGACTTACGAGCTCACAGCCACCAGGAGATGTTGCCCAGCCTGTCGCCACCCCGCTGCCCCATCCCGCTGCCAGGAGAACCAGAAGCAGGGAGAGACCAGGGAGCGGGGCCTCCATCTCAGCGGTGGCACTCCTGCAGAGAGGGAGACAGAGGTGAGAAGGTCAAACGCTGCAGACAGCTCATCCCGAAAGGCCCAGGTTTTTCCAGGGAGCCCCTCACGGCAGCGGTGATCCTTGGGCATGGCCAAcctcctgcccatggcaggcaGGCACACACAGCTCCCCTCATtgtccccagcagcacccagaggTGATGGGCCCTCAACTTGCCACAGTGGTGGCCACCATGCCCTGCAAGACCTGGGCCACCATGAGCTGCCCATGGAGAAACAGCAAAGAGCCCCGACACCAAGCCCACCCGCCCCAACAGGAGCCCTCGTGAGGGTCCACCAAGGAGAGCctgggaggcaggagaaaagaagggacaGGGAGGTGACAGCTCGGTCCCCGCACGGTGCAGCACACGTGCGAAAGGCACCGTCGCTGCTGCGCAGCTGCTCGCAAACGCCACCGAACTGCAACCCCCAGCAGAGGGttccccctgcccagggctcccgtccctgctccccagcaccaAACGCTCCCCCAGGGGACACCAACCCAGGCACCACCGAGTCCCCTCCGGCACCCATCCCTGCTGGAGGTCCTCCCGGGGAAGCGGAGCCTCTCCAGCACGAGGTGCCCCGTTACTAACTTGGTGGACGCGGAGCTGACGGCATTTGCATCTGGGGAAAAGCTGAACCTCAGGCAAATGAGCAGCGAGGGCTCGGCGAGGGCTCGGCGAGCGGCGTTCTCATAACGGCCAGCGCTTGAAGAAGAAACAGGGGGTTATTTTTGGCAGCCCCAGGTCGCCTCGCAGCACCGAGGGAGCAGGGGACACGTCCTCGGTTGTCTTCTTCCTTGGGACAGCCAAGGGCATGAAGACGATGTCTTATCAATGATTgatggggaggggatggggaggaacCCCCCTTCCCCGGGCTGGAGCTGATGCACAGCAGTTTGCACCCTCCCAAGCCCTCGGTCTCCAGGAGCGCCTCATACCAGGCACGGGGGCAGCAGAGGGACCCTGCTCTGTCCTCGCTGCACCCAAAAACGGGGGCTTTGGCTCCGGCTCCCCTTCAGCCCCTGAAGCTCTGCAGAAGCTCACGCTTTCCCTCACCCAGCTCAGCCCATCTTTGCCGTTGGCCTCCCCCAACGTCGGAAGCGCCTCCATCCTCCCACCCgcctccctggggctgcggGGATGGTGCCAAGAGAGCGGGAAGCAGCCCCGACAGGAaacccctgcccgcagccccgcagAGGAGCCCGCACCCAAGAGCTTTGGGAGCACCCAGGGTGCTCCCCACGGCGGCACCAGCCCACGCAGCCATGGCTCTCGTGAGCGTGGGCATTAGCCATGCACAGCCACCGTGGATCTTCAACCTGGCAAGGGGGGCTCCCCAAAAACCCCCAGTGGGGTTCCCCACCCCAGCAAAGGTATCGGGGGGCAGTTACTCACTGTGTGGGGTGGCACCGCAACTCATCCCGCAGCTGGCGGCCCCAACGGCTGCGCtcgggggggctctgggggccaCGGGTGGGTGCAACCCGTTGGGTTTCTCTCCCCCCCGCTTTCTCACCCAGCACCAATATAGGCTTTGCGGAAGGAGCCAACGGAAACTGCAGTCACATGGAGGGCGAGAGCGCGGGCAGGCGCTGCGCTGACTGATCTCAGCACTTACGACCCGGGTCGTGCACTCGCAAACAGCTCCCCAGCAAGGAGGAACCGCGAGGGGGATGCCAGGGGGAACCGGCCCCCGCCAAGGGTCACGCAGCTCCTGGCTCTCACGGGGACaagccagcgctggggacagccctggcaCCGTGACTCCTCTGCACGGCTCCAGCAGCAACACCCCGGCAAGGGTTTCAGGCAGCAGAGCCCGTGACCCGGGGGGTTTCTCGCCTTGATGGAGCTGTGCCACTGATCCTGCAAGGGTTGGAGAAAAGCCACCGGTGGGCAGCAGTCCCCTGCAtgggccaccagcatcctggcttgtaccagcactagtgtggccagcaggactagggcagggatcgtccccctgtactcgcactggtgaggccgcacctcgaatcctgggtgcagttttgggcccctcactacaagaaacacCTTggggtgctggagcgagtccagagaagggcaacggagctggtgaagggtctggagcacaagtgtgacgaggagcggctgagggacctgggggtgtttagtgtggagaaaaggaggctgaggggagaccttctcgctctctacaactgcctgaaaggagggtgtagcgagggggggtcagtctcttctcccaggtaacaagcgatgagacaagaggaaacagcctcaagttgtgccaggggaggtttaggttggagatcagggacaatgtcttccccaaaagggttgtcaagccctggcacaggctgcccagggcagtggtggagtccccatccctggagggatttaaaagctgtgtagatgtggtgctgagggccatgggttagtggtggccttggcagtgctgggttagtggtcggacttgatgatcttaaaggtcctttccaaccaaaacgattctgtgattctattcctGTTGTGTCCCTCTAGTCCCCCACTTGCCTCCAGCGCCCAGCACAGGGGCTTCGACAGGAGCCGAGGGATGCGCTTCCCGcgggggaaggagaagatgttgttATCTCCTGTTGCATCCCAAGCCGAGGTTGAACATGTCCCCAGATGTTGAGTCCCCGCTTTgggaccccagcacccagcccctcGCCTTGCTTAGGTGAGATTCGGGATGCTCAGATCCCACCGCCCGCAGAGCTTTGGGTCTCCTGGGGCTGCTCGGGATTTCGGCCGACCCAGCAGCCAGGGTGCGAGTCAGACCCACCCGGACACAGGCACCTCCCAAGGGCCGACCCCTGCGTGTAGGTTCAGCATAAATGGCTTTTCCCACAACTGCCAAGGCAGAGGGAGACAAAAATCCACACTTCCAAGGCAATGTGGACAGGGAGgcccccttcctcctcacccccaTCTACCCCTGCTCTCcatctcccttccc is a genomic window of Nyctibius grandis isolate bNycGra1 chromosome 32, bNycGra1.pri, whole genome shotgun sequence containing:
- the NRROS gene encoding transforming growth factor beta activator LRRC33 produces the protein MEAPLPGLSLLLVLLAAGWGSGVATGWATSPGGCELVQSTAGCAGRWLSSVPGNLRGDTEELLLDDNTIQVLGNASLLSYHQLRRLSLTKNQLELIEPGAFFSSQGLHVLSLADNLLFTNYSLTAAALSALPALRTLDLAGNRLTEDMVSVLVWNLSSLESLSVARNIIMRLDSSVFTNLTQLLELNLEKNYIFEIDQAFEGLQRLRRLNVAYNYLPCVVEFGLTQLRVLNVSNNVIEWFLALESDDLFELEVLDLSHNRLLFFPVLPRQSKLHSLLLKDNEMSFYQRLPNGTSLANVTVQFLLIDGNSTNITTVSLWDEICHSNLSSLRFLDMSQNQVWYLPEGFLAQMPSLTHLKLNQNCLETFHLSEGDPLAMLTELDLSQNRLEELGAEVDTRDILPNLQLFNLSTNRLRALPPGVFTYTRKIATVDLSHNRLDLCPQPAVRGEAESPPCVDIRGVQTLTHLSLAGCGLRGLGGHPFQGTSLMHLDLSDNHQALSGDLEWLQDLTRTLQVLSLRNTSLSSTAVDFSAFDSLVRLDLSGNSLTVFPTSLGALKLRSLDLRDNSLPALPPDVARTPLGKSLWDIYLSRNPYNCCTLGWWDALQRVQGLRVADGHEVTCSYASRTLSPRALPEPVLRSCRWQTADLALLYLVLALPTCLTLLVAFALVFLTLKQKLLKMVKSRCGVGSPY